The following proteins are encoded in a genomic region of Chitinophagales bacterium:
- a CDS encoding S9 family peptidase, whose amino-acid sequence MNKYVLLSFLIIAMNLFAKKKSVFVPIQYPNTEKIPHEDVYFGTTIIDNYQWLEDDNAPATKAWVEAENKVTTQYLESIPYRNQLKERYKEMYNYTKLSSPQKVGNYFFFSKQEGLKNQATIYIQNGLNATPEVFIDPEKEDPNGLTTFELSGASSNNQYIAIVVHKAGSDWSNIIVYDIATKKPLNDKLEWVKFSDAAWYKNGFFYSRYPKPEAGKELSAANENHSVYYHQLGDSQDNDVLVHKDDNPLLFHSLEVTEDEQYLILYKSSGTNGFETYYKKTTEEGWNFKPLFTGFDNKSRVIDVQNGKFIVFTDIDAPKYRLISVDPNNNNPKSWKDIIAESKTGLLEKVVIANGKYYAQYLENASNQLYSFDLDGKNKQAIALPTIGTTELFASKKTDKTIFYSFTSFIYPKSIFTINTSTGYSDLFFKPELTFNPNDYEVKQEWYKSHDGTKVSMFIVHKKGLALNKKNPTYLYAYGGFNISMTPGFSSSRFLLLENGGVFAMPNLRGGGEYGEEWHQAGMLMKKQTVFDDFIAAAEYLIKNRYTSSQYLGIAGGSNGGLLVGACMTQRPELFKVAFPAVGVMDMLKYHQFTIGWGWVPEYGSSEQSKEMFEYLKGYSPYHNLKPNTKYPATLVTTADHDDRVVPAHSFKFAAQLQACNDNVATKKYTPNPVLIRIGVNAGHGAGKPTSKIIEEQVDIWSFFFWNVGIKSLKPIID is encoded by the coding sequence ATGAATAAATATGTATTATTATCATTTTTAATAATTGCAATGAATTTATTTGCTAAGAAAAAATCAGTATTTGTACCAATACAATATCCAAATACAGAAAAAATTCCACACGAAGATGTTTATTTCGGTACTACAATAATCGACAATTACCAATGGTTAGAAGACGACAATGCTCCAGCAACAAAAGCATGGGTAGAAGCAGAAAATAAAGTCACTACACAATATTTAGAAAGCATTCCTTATCGTAATCAACTCAAAGAAAGGTATAAAGAAATGTACAACTATACCAAGTTGTCATCACCACAAAAAGTGGGCAATTATTTTTTCTTTTCTAAGCAAGAAGGGCTTAAAAATCAAGCTACAATTTATATACAAAACGGACTTAATGCTACGCCAGAAGTGTTCATCGATCCAGAAAAAGAAGATCCAAACGGACTAACCACTTTTGAGTTGTCTGGTGCTTCATCAAATAATCAGTACATTGCTATCGTAGTGCATAAAGCTGGTAGCGATTGGTCTAACATCATTGTTTATGATATTGCTACTAAAAAACCATTAAACGATAAATTAGAATGGGTGAAATTTTCAGATGCAGCGTGGTACAAAAACGGTTTCTTTTATTCTCGTTATCCAAAACCAGAAGCAGGAAAAGAGTTGTCTGCTGCCAACGAAAATCATAGCGTGTACTATCATCAGCTAGGCGATTCGCAAGACAATGATGTATTGGTACATAAAGATGATAATCCATTGTTGTTTCATTCATTAGAAGTAACCGAAGATGAGCAGTATTTAATATTGTATAAATCTTCTGGAACAAATGGATTTGAAACTTATTATAAAAAAACAACTGAAGAAGGTTGGAACTTTAAACCATTATTTACAGGTTTTGATAATAAGAGTAGAGTTATTGATGTACAAAATGGCAAATTTATTGTTTTTACTGATATTGATGCACCTAAATACAGACTGATAAGCGTTGATCCAAACAACAATAATCCTAAAAGTTGGAAAGATATTATTGCCGAAAGTAAAACAGGACTGCTAGAAAAAGTAGTTATTGCCAACGGAAAATATTATGCACAATACTTAGAAAATGCTAGCAATCAGTTGTATAGTTTCGATTTAGATGGAAAGAACAAACAAGCCATTGCATTACCAACTATTGGCACTACAGAGTTATTTGCAAGTAAAAAAACAGATAAAACAATTTTCTATAGCTTTACTTCATTTATATATCCAAAATCTATATTTACTATTAATACATCAACTGGTTATTCTGATTTGTTCTTTAAACCAGAATTGACTTTTAATCCAAACGATTATGAAGTAAAACAAGAATGGTATAAATCGCACGACGGAACCAAAGTGTCTATGTTTATTGTACACAAAAAAGGATTAGCACTCAATAAGAAAAATCCAACTTATTTATATGCTTATGGTGGATTTAATATTAGTATGACACCAGGTTTTAGTTCATCAAGATTTTTATTGCTAGAAAATGGTGGCGTATTTGCAATGCCAAATTTAAGAGGAGGAGGCGAGTATGGCGAAGAATGGCATCAAGCAGGTATGTTGATGAAAAAGCAAACTGTATTCGATGATTTTATTGCAGCAGCAGAATATTTAATTAAAAACAGATATACTAGTTCGCAATATTTAGGAATTGCTGGTGGCTCTAATGGCGGATTACTAGTTGGTGCTTGTATGACACAAAGACCAGAGCTATTCAAAGTAGCATTTCCAGCAGTTGGCGTAATGGATATGCTAAAATATCATCAATTTACAATAGGTTGGGGTTGGGTACCAGAGTACGGAAGTTCAGAACAATCTAAAGAAATGTTTGAATATTTAAAAGGATATTCGCCATATCATAACTTAAAACCAAATACAAAATATCCAGCAACTTTGGTTACCACTGCCGATCATGACGATAGAGTAGTACCAGCACACAGCTTTAAATTTGCAGCACAGTTACAAGCTTGTAATGATAATGTTGCTACGAAAAAATATACACCAAATCCAGTATTAATAAGAATTGGTGTAAATGCTGGACATGGTGCAGGTAAACCAACTTCAAAAATTATAGAAGAACAAGTAGATATTTGGAGTTTCTTTTTTTGGAATGTAGGTATAAAATCTCTAAAACCAATTATTGACTAA